A genomic region of Vitis vinifera cultivar Pinot Noir 40024 chromosome 7, ASM3070453v1 contains the following coding sequences:
- the LOC100264813 gene encoding uncharacterized protein LOC100264813, with product MSRLSFRPRPLDIHKKLPIVKSVKDFEDEDSLTSTRNSQILRLAAEADNEVHQVPSKKVAPEIPTPQFVVVDTYERDYSRTFCQPTSYLRGRGARAEIGEFVEYDLDNEDEDWLHEVNNERKILAPEKFECLIFKLEVLDHKARERAGIITPTLGSPIPVLLQLDAATEAIQAQSIRYAVFQLVYNYWREKRERWQKPILRRLQPPPPVNDTNPYNVFRPREKAHRLHTRRMQRRENNVQSFEKLRQVRRNLDQAKTILEALIKREEKKRDVMESEVSLQRIQIKYKHETELLDDSLALPGFPTFPCKIGSSEEEFVDSDDVANSRPHIRPTVGQNLSLVDSKLVMISGGNLRRELRRQHVPQGWLNKMDPLEPALLFTRPLDPEKLAAAGIVPPSDDSSMKHGPSSPHFSLSGRIGRGGRIVFDRWNPLLLTPIEWGNPFYMPPKPRPSTHN from the exons ATGAGTAGGCTATCATTCAGGCCTCGTCCTCTTGATATTCACAAGAAGCTCCCAATTGTAAAATCTGTCAAGGACTTCGAAGATGAAGATAGCCTAACTTCCACACGAAATTCACAGATACTGCGCCTTGCTGCAGAGGCTGATAATGAG GTGCATCAGGTTCCTAGCAAGAAAGTGGCTCCTGAGATACCTACTCCACAGTTTGTTGTTGTTGATACATATGAAAGAGATTATTCCCGCACTTTTTGTCAACCAACATCATATTTACGTGGAAGGGGAG CTCGGGCTGAGATTGGTGAGTTTGTTGAGTATGACTTGGACAATGAGGATGAAGATTGGCTTCATGAGGTCAACAATGAAAGAAAGATTCTTGCACCAGAAAA GTTTGAGtgtctaattttcaaattggaAGTATTGGATCATAAAGCTCGAGAAAGAGCAGGGATTATAACACCTACACTTGGTTCACCAATTCCTGTACTTTTACAGCTTGATGCTGCTACTGAG GCCATACAAGCCCAGTCCATAAGATATGCAGTTTTCCAGTTGGTTTATAATTACTGGAGAGAAAAG CGTGAACGGTGGCAGAAGCCTATTTTGCGGCGATTGCAG CCTCCTCCACCAGTTAATGATACCAACCCGTACAATGTATTTAGGCCAAGGGAAAAAGCTCACAGACTTCATACAAGAAGG ATGCAAAGGAGGGAAAACAATGTGCAGTCATTCGAAAAGCTTCGCCAG GTCAGGCGCAACCTAGACCAAGCCAAGACCATATTGGAGGCTTTGATTAAG agagaggagaaaaagagagatgTCATGGAGAGTGAAGTTAGCcttcaaaggattcaaataaagTATAAG CATGAAACTGAGCTTCTTGATGATAGCTTGGCACTCCCTGGATTTCCAACCTTCCCTTGTAAAATTGGTTCAAGTGAGGAAGAATTTGTGGACTCAGATGACGTTGCAAACAGCCGTCCACATATACGACCTACGGTAGGACAAAATCTATCTTTGGTGGACTCCAAGCTGGTGATGATTTCTGGAGGAAACCTGAGACGGGAGTTGAGGCGGCAGCATGTGCCCCAGGGGTGGCTTAATAAAATG GATCCACTTGAGCCTGCTTTGTTGTTCACAAGACCTCTAGATCCAGAAAAGTTGGCAGCTGCTGGCATAGTACCGCCATCTGATGATTCTTCAATGAAGCATGGTCCATCTTCACCGCACTTTAGCTTAAGTGGAAGGATTGGGCGTGGAGGGCGAATAGTATTTGACAGATGGAATCCACTTTTGCTTACTCCAATCGAATGGGGAAACCCTTTTTATATGCCACCAAAACCCAGGCCTTCAACACATAATTGA